CGGACAGCTTCACCACCGCGATCAACGTGCTGGGTGCAGGGTATAACGAGGAGGCCGATGCCATTACCTGGGTAACGGCTCACATGTCCTATGACATCACCGATCGCGTCACTCTCGCGCTCGACGGACAGAACCTGCTGGATTCCAAGCAGACATACAGCCTGAACGGCAATCCGCTGCTTTCGCAGGGTTATTACCGGTATGGCCGTTCGGTCAAACTCAGTGCGAGCTATCGCTTCTGAGTAGGAACGCCGAAGCACCGCAATACGGTTATTCTGCGGTATCGGCTGTGTAACGGTCCAATCGCACGAGCTGTCAGGCTAAGTGAAAAGCAAGGATCGGGTATCCCCATACACGGTTACCCGATCCTTGCTGCGCAACCGCAGGCCAGAAGCGGGCCTACATGCGATCCGGATTACGCCCGGTAGCCGAACCGGCTGAGAAGAACCAAACGCGACCTCCACCAGTCAGAACGTCATTCGCTTGGGAATACGCCGCTTCGCTGATAGTGGCGGCGGCCTCATGATCACCATCAACAATCTGACGTTACGGCTTGGCGGCCGGGCCATTCTCGAGGGCGCTTCGGCTGCCATCCCGATCGACGCTCGGATCGGGCTGATCGGGCGCAACGGCGCGGGCAAGTCCACGCTGATGAAAGCGCTGATCGGCGAGTTGGAGGCGGATGACGGCACGATCGAGATGCCGCGCCGGTCGCGGCTAGGCTATGTCGCGCAGGAAGCGCCCGATGGCGCCACCACCGCTTTCGACGCGGTGCTCGCGGGCGATACCGAGCGCTCGCAATTGTTGGAGCAGGCGGAAACCTGCACCGACATGAACCGGCTCGGCGATATTCACGAACGTCTGCTGGCGATCGACGCTTATGCTGCTCCCTCGCGGGCGGCCATCATTCTGAACGGCCTGGGCTTCGATGAGGAGATGCAGGCGCGCCCGCTCGAAAGTTTTTCGGGCGGATGGAAGATGCGGGTTGCGCTTGGTGCCCTGCTGCTGTCCGCACCCGACATCATGCTGCTGGACGAGCCGTCCAATCACCTCGATCTGGAGGCGACGCTATGGCTGGAATCCTTCCTGAAATCCTATCAGGGCACGCTGATCGTCATCAGCCACGAACGTGATCTGCTAAACAATGTCGTTACCGGGATTCTGCACCTTCAGGGCGGCAAGCTGACCATGTATCCCGGCAATTACGACGCGTTCGAGCGGCAGCGGGCGGAGCGTGCCGCGCAGCTCGCCGCGGCCAAGGCATCGCAGGATGCGCAGCGCGCCCGGCTGCAGGATTACGTCGCGCGTAACAGCGCCCGTGCCTCCACCGCGAAGCAGGCGCAATCGCGCGCCAAGATGCTGGCCAAGATGCAGCCGATCGCCGCGCTGATGGACGATCCGGGCCTCAGCTTCGATTTCCCCAGCCCGGACGAGCTGCGCCCGCCGATGATCACGCTCGATCTCGCCGCGGTGGGCTATGACGAGACGCCAATCCTGCAGCGCCTCGATCTGCGGATCGATCCGGACGAGCGGATCGCGCTGCTGGGCCGCAACGGCAATGGCAAGACCACGCTGGCCCGTCTGCTCGCCGCGCAACTGCCGGTGATGGAGGGCGAAATGAACGTCTCCCCCCGCATGAAAGTGGGTTATTTCACGCAATATCAGGTGGAGGAGCTCTCGTCCGACGATACGCCGCTCGACCACATGACCCGCGCGATGGAAAAGGCATCCCCCGGTGCAGTGCGCGCGCAGCTGGGCCGGTTCGGCTTCTCCGGCCAAAAGGCGACAACCCAGGTCGGCAAGCTTTCCGGCGGCGAGCGGGCGCGGCTGGCGCTGGCCTTGATTACCCGCGACGCGCCGCATCTCCTGATTCTGGACGAACCGACCAACCACCTGGACGTCGACGCGCGCGAGGCGCTGGTGCAGGCGATCAACGCCTTCGACGGCGCGGTCCTCCTCATCAGCCACGACCGGCATATGGTGGAGCTGACGGCTGACCGGCTGGTGCTGGTGGATGAGGGTACGGCGCGCGAATATCCAGGCAGCATGGAGGATTACATCGATTTCGTGCTGGGCCGGAACCAGCCGAAGGAAGGAGGCAAGGCCAAGGCGAAGGGGGGCCGGGGTTACTCAGCCAAGCAACGACAGGAAGCCAAAGCCGCGCGTAGCAATGTCTCGGCAGCGGAAAAGCGCGTGGCCACGCTGCAGGAGCAGATCGCCGCGATCGATACCGCGCTGGCGGATGCGTCGCCCGCATCGAGCGCAAAATCCGCGGGCGATCTCATGCGCGAGCGAGCCGCGGCAGCGGCGGACCTGGAAGAGGCCGAAGCTGCGTGGCTGGAGGCGCAGGAGAGCCTGGAAAAAGTGGAAGCCTGAGCGCGATGCCGGGGATCATCGCCTTCAACAAGCCCTATGGCGTGCTGTGCCAGTTCACCGACGAACGGCAGGGTCCACCCCGCCCCACCCTGGCAGATTTCATCGATGCGCCGGGGTATTATGCGGCCGGGCGGCTGGATTTCGACAGCGAGGGGTTGCTCATTCTGACAGATGATGGGCGGATGCAGGCGCGGATCGCCGATCCACGGCACAAGCTGCCCAAGACCTATCTGGTGCAGGTGGACGGCGATCCGGGCGAAGACGACCTAGAAATACTGCGACGGGGCGTGCGGCTGAAGGACGGCCTGAGCCTGCCCGCCAGCGTGGAGCGCATCGACGACCCGCGGCTATGGCCGCGCGATCCCCCGATCCGCGTGCGCAAATCCATCCCCGACAGCTGGCTGCGGCTGACAATCCGCGAGGGGCGCAACCGGCAGGTGCGCCGGATGACAGCCGCCGTCGGTCATCCCACGCTGCGGCTGGTGCGCTGGTCGGTGGGCGAATGGACGCTGGACGGCTTGGCGCCGGGCGCGTGGCGCGCGGTGTGATCGCGCGAGTCAGTCGTCTTCGCTGAAGGCTACGCCGCCCCGGTGGATCAGCTCTTGGATCAGGTTCACCACCGATTGGCACGCCGCCATGTCAGTGCCTGGAACTATAGAGGGCTCCGCGCACAGACGCTCGGCGAAATCGGCCGCCGCACCGGCGCATTCCTGTGCGACGCCATCGACGAACAGCGTCACCGATCCAGCCTCATGGCACACGAAGGCGAAGCGGCTGGCGGGATTGCGCATTATCGTCGCGCCGGATTCCATCGCGGACCGTACGTCCTGCATCGAAACCGCCCCCTCGGGTGCCCAGTCCAGCCGGTCGGTCTTCGGCGCAGTGGCATACTCGCCGAACCAGCGCGCGAATGCGGGCCGGTCGGACAGGCTGCGCGTCATCATCTCGTAGACCCGGTCGAGCGCCGCGCTGGAAATCTCACCCGGATTGTCCTGCATGCTCAGGTCGGGATCGGTGTAACGATCGTCTTCGGCAAGGGTGTCGAGCGCGTGATCGATCCAACCCGACAGCAGTTCGCCGCGCGAGGGCGCGCGGAAGCCCACCGAATAGGTCATGCAATCATCGCCGACCGCCACGCCCTCATGCGCGAAACCGGGCGGGACGTAGAGGATATCGCCCGGCTCCAGCACCCATTCAGCCGTGTGTTCGAATTCTGCCAGCAAGCGCAGATAATCGTGCGGCTGCAACGGGGTGGCTTCGTCGCACTGCGGCCCGATCCGCCAGCGCCGGCGGCTCAGCCCCTGCACCAAGAACACATCGTACCTGTCGAAATGCGCGCCCACCCCGCCGCCATCAACCGCGTAACTGACCATCACATCGTCCACCCGCCAGTTGGGAATGAACCGAAATGCATCAAGCAGCGCAGCGACGGCGGGAACGTGGTGATCGACCGCCTGCACGAGCAGAGTCCACGGATAGCGCCCCAATTCGCCGAACCGCGTAGGGGACAACGGACCGTGCTCCAGGTCCAGCTCGCCGGATGCGGTTTCGTGGACGAGGCGTGATTCCACCTCGCCCTCGCACGCCAACCCCGCCAGTTCGTCCGGCGGCAATGGATTGCGCCATGACCGCCACGGATTGCGGATCAGCAGCGGCCGCTTCTGCCAGTGCTCGATCAGGAAGCGCTCAGCATCGAAGTCGCGAAAGGCGGGCACGTTCATTGCGGCTCGCCCTCGGCACCGGCGAACAAATCCATGAAATTGCGCGCCGCATCACGATCGGCGGGATCGGAAAATGCAATGTCGAGATCGGGTGCCGCGTCGAACATGTACAACAGAGTCCACAGGGCGAACCGACCGCCGCGATCGCGCGAGAGCCCGAAATCGACCAGCATCCGCTCCACCCCGGCCACCCGCGCGCCCTCGCTCACCCCATCCAGCGAGGTGGTACCGAAGTAGCGAAAGATGAGGTCGTCGAAGTCCATCCCATTCCGCCTAGCGATCGCCGTAAGGATGGCAAAGCATCTCAACTCTAGCAGTGCGGTTGCAAACCGCTGCCGCCAATCGCTCCGGGCCTTGGCGAGAGTACTAGCCCATGTCAGAACTCGCCCTTCAGCGTCCCGACGGCCGAACGGGTTTGCGCTTCCCTTTCTTTTCTCCGCCACCCTTCTCGCGGCGACCCTTTCGGAAGTTTTTCACACCCGGATCGTGATCGCCACGTTTGCGGTTCTGGCGGGCCTCCACACGCGGCCCTTCGTCGCTTCGCTCGATTGCGATGGCATCTTGACTGTCGTCTGCGGAAGCTGTGCGGGCAATCGTGTCCGCAAATTTCGAAGCGATCGCTCGTGGGATCTGGAACCAGCTTTCGTTCTGGCCAATCCGGATCGCCCCGATCTCGTTACGCGTTATGTGGCCCTGGCGGCAAATCATCGGCAACAGCCAGCGCGGCTCGGCATTCTGTCTTCGCCCGATGCAGATCTTGAACCAGACCACGTCGTCGAAGCCCGGACGATGATTGTCGGCCTTGTTCTTTTCACGCGCCGCCGGTGTATCCGCGATCAATTCTTCCGGTTGCGGCATCTTCGCACGGTGGGCCTGCACCAGTGCCGCTGCGATGTCTTCCGGTGCCATGCGGCTCATCAACTCGGCGGCCACCTTGCGGTCCGCTTCCTCGTATTCGACCGGAGCAGAAAGCTTGTCCATCAAGCGGATGTGATCCTGAGCGCGAATGGATTCGGCCGAGGGCGCGCTCATCCAATCCGCCGATATCTTCGCACCGCGCAACATGCCTTCCACACGCTTTCGGCGATTGTAGGGCACCACAATGACGGCGGTTCCCTTGTTTCCCGCCCGGCCGGTACGACCCGAACGATGCTGCAGCGTTTCCGCATCGCGCGGTATCTCGACATGAATGACGAGGCTCAGCGAAGGCAGGTCGAGACCACGCGC
Above is a genomic segment from Erythrobacter sp. 3-20A1M containing:
- a CDS encoding ABC-F family ATP-binding cassette domain-containing protein, which gives rise to MITINNLTLRLGGRAILEGASAAIPIDARIGLIGRNGAGKSTLMKALIGELEADDGTIEMPRRSRLGYVAQEAPDGATTAFDAVLAGDTERSQLLEQAETCTDMNRLGDIHERLLAIDAYAAPSRAAIILNGLGFDEEMQARPLESFSGGWKMRVALGALLLSAPDIMLLDEPSNHLDLEATLWLESFLKSYQGTLIVISHERDLLNNVVTGILHLQGGKLTMYPGNYDAFERQRAERAAQLAAAKASQDAQRARLQDYVARNSARASTAKQAQSRAKMLAKMQPIAALMDDPGLSFDFPSPDELRPPMITLDLAAVGYDETPILQRLDLRIDPDERIALLGRNGNGKTTLARLLAAQLPVMEGEMNVSPRMKVGYFTQYQVEELSSDDTPLDHMTRAMEKASPGAVRAQLGRFGFSGQKATTQVGKLSGGERARLALALITRDAPHLLILDEPTNHLDVDAREALVQAINAFDGAVLLISHDRHMVELTADRLVLVDEGTAREYPGSMEDYIDFVLGRNQPKEGGKAKAKGGRGYSAKQRQEAKAARSNVSAAEKRVATLQEQIAAIDTALADASPASSAKSAGDLMRERAAAAADLEEAEAAWLEAQESLEKVEA
- a CDS encoding pseudouridine synthase, producing MPGIIAFNKPYGVLCQFTDERQGPPRPTLADFIDAPGYYAAGRLDFDSEGLLILTDDGRMQARIADPRHKLPKTYLVQVDGDPGEDDLEILRRGVRLKDGLSLPASVERIDDPRLWPRDPPIRVRKSIPDSWLRLTIREGRNRQVRRMTAAVGHPTLRLVRWSVGEWTLDGLAPGAWRAV
- a CDS encoding cupin domain-containing protein: MNVPAFRDFDAERFLIEHWQKRPLLIRNPWRSWRNPLPPDELAGLACEGEVESRLVHETASGELDLEHGPLSPTRFGELGRYPWTLLVQAVDHHVPAVAALLDAFRFIPNWRVDDVMVSYAVDGGGVGAHFDRYDVFLVQGLSRRRWRIGPQCDEATPLQPHDYLRLLAEFEHTAEWVLEPGDILYVPPGFAHEGVAVGDDCMTYSVGFRAPSRGELLSGWIDHALDTLAEDDRYTDPDLSMQDNPGEISSAALDRVYEMMTRSLSDRPAFARWFGEYATAPKTDRLDWAPEGAVSMQDVRSAMESGATIMRNPASRFAFVCHEAGSVTLFVDGVAQECAGAAADFAERLCAEPSIVPGTDMAACQSVVNLIQELIHRGGVAFSEDD